In one Pasteuria penetrans genomic region, the following are encoded:
- a CDS encoding IS256 family transposase, with translation MIPIDLDVDRMEKRIEERIQHYEQKGLSLQESIPHVVEEIEEDSEWAPGPMGRAYTFIANYQFKKQILGGREKHQRGPDFPKVDRNGYKKRKKRTSKGIVVYYDPQPRKGHFRSAVTKPYKKYTKSCIDILSSLRKAGMSIKKISELSNDILRSKISRSTVSRLLMGHLKEENRGFNEEPIRNPHEIRTVKVDAYYKPVRGFGKVAVYVIKASRKNTSGIKTDEVLSSLVNPPETAETWYEALQNVYDRGLRMGPDTLFIADGHKGIRKALSQVYPEAGFQGCQFHKMVNLYQAFRKDRPRKKGVKWEPIRSRIYQDIFHVLDKKEALHGLIRFSDDYQSKLPKLVEGLWASFDDVTTYLDYDLADAVQNRTTGSLERNHREARRYTNGVSCYPTLDSFQRVIDSVYKNFNLEQAKKLSGMDNHSVSAWGLGEFAIPAMYPLSSH, from the coding sequence ATGATTCCAATTGACTTGGATGTAGACAGAATGGAAAAAAGGATAGAAGAACGTATACAACATTACGAACAGAAAGGATTATCGCTTCAGGAATCCATCCCCCATGTAGTGGAAGAGATCGAGGAAGATTCTGAATGGGCTCCTGGTCCCATGGGGAGGGCTTATACTTTTATAGCCAATTATCAGTTTAAAAAACAAATTTTAGGTGGCCGGGAGAAACACCAAAGGGGTCCCGATTTCCCAAAAGTAGACCGAAATGGTTATAAAAAACGTAAAAAACGCACCAGCAAAGGAATTGTGGTTTACTATGACCCCCAGCCAAGGAAAGGGCATTTCCGATCTGCGGTTACTAAACCCTACAAAAAATATACGAAGTCGTGTATAGATATTCTTTCCTCCTTACGTAAGGCCGGTATGTCCATAAAAAAAATATCCGAATTGTCGAATGATATTCTGCGATCAAAAATCTCACGCTCCACTGTGTCAAGATTACTTATGGGACATCTAAAGGAAGAGAATAGAGGATTCAATGAGGAACCCATAAGAAACCCGCATGAAATTAGGACCGTAAAGGTGGATGCTTACTACAAACCCGTTCGTGGATTCGGGAAAGTAGCTGTCTATGTCATAAAAGCGAGTAGGAAAAATACATCAGGGATAAAAACAGATGAGGTTTTATCAAGTTTGGTAAATCCCCCCGAAACAGCTGAAACTTGGTATGAAGCCCTCCAAAATGTTTACGACCGTGGTTTACGGATGGGTCCTGATACCCTTTTTATTGCTGATGGTCATAAGGGAATCAGAAAGGCGCTAAGCCAAGTATATCCCGAAGCAGGTTTTCAAGGGTGTCAATTCCACAAAATGGTGAATCTTTACCAGGCCTTCAGAAAGGATAGACCGAGAAAAAAAGGAGTGAAGTGGGAACCCATCCGAAGCCGGATTTATCAAGACATTTTTCATGTTCTTGACAAAAAAGAAGCCCTTCATGGCTTGATACGCTTTAGTGATGACTATCAATCCAAGTTGCCCAAGCTCGTTGAAGGTCTATGGGCTTCCTTTGATGATGTGACAACGTATCTCGATTACGACCTAGCGGATGCTGTTCAAAATCGTACAACGGGTTCCTTAGAGAGAAATCACAGGGAGGCCAGACGTTATACGAATGGAGTGAGCTGTTATCCTACCCTTGATTCATTCCAAAGGGTGATTGATTCCGTGTATAAAAATTTCAACTTAGAGCAGGCAAAGAAACTTAGTGGGATGGATAATCACTCTGTGTCCGCATGGGGACTGGGAGAATTCGCTATCCCTGCCATGTATCCCCTATCTTCACACTAA
- a CDS encoding transposase has translation MISEGWGTQESQSGGDYNRKRDITRNFIEKNYCDAVIIHDRFHIIMNIRDHALHPIVTGFFKNKKFVDSVDQMLLDLLKKSLYKQLTPQDELVLQELLQYFPDLKLQYGKIEKTRSRFREQYEQSMLSRDDVDECISYILDMYEHLISEYKNMLKNKKKNYFLKIKQAIRGALKNRYWETMDPQVRAFLKRFFEYTSSWSYLEKAYWFVTALGHWYDNEFYTIRETRDALRALMEARLQSQCVGIQNAAKSLESGEDYIANYHLCRMTNGVAEGRNCFVKSIMRRYFGIKNDKNYKNLVIVLSNRPRTQTEYKPRYSRVRSWTP, from the coding sequence ATGATTTCCGAAGGATGGGGAACCCAAGAAAGTCAATCAGGGGGAGATTACAACCGAAAAAGGGATATCACCCGTAATTTCATAGAAAAAAACTATTGTGATGCGGTGATCATCCATGACAGATTCCATATCATTATGAACATAAGGGATCATGCCCTGCATCCGATTGTAACGGGCTTTTTCAAGAATAAAAAATTCGTTGATTCCGTTGACCAAATGCTTCTGGATTTGCTCAAAAAAAGCCTTTATAAGCAACTTACACCCCAGGATGAACTGGTACTGCAGGAGTTACTCCAATACTTTCCTGACCTCAAACTCCAATACGGAAAAATAGAGAAAACCCGCTCCCGTTTTCGGGAACAGTATGAACAATCTATGCTATCTAGGGATGATGTTGATGAATGCATATCATATATTCTCGATATGTATGAACACCTCATATCAGAATACAAAAATATGCTCAAAAACAAGAAAAAGAATTATTTTTTAAAAATAAAGCAGGCGATCCGTGGTGCCTTGAAGAACCGTTATTGGGAAACCATGGATCCTCAAGTGAGAGCCTTCCTAAAGAGGTTTTTTGAGTATACTTCCTCTTGGTCTTATTTGGAGAAAGCTTACTGGTTTGTGACTGCACTGGGGCATTGGTATGACAATGAGTTTTATACGATCCGGGAGACTCGAGACGCTCTGCGTGCTCTGATGGAAGCAAGACTACAATCCCAGTGCGTGGGCATTCAAAACGCGGCAAAAAGCTTAGAATCCGGCGAGGATTATATCGCCAATTACCACCTCTGTAGAATGACCAATGGCGTTGCAGAGGGTAGAAATTGTTTCGTCAAGTCCATCATGCGCCGATATTTCGGGATTAAGAATGATAAAAATTACAAAAATCTAGTGATTGTGTTATCCAACCGTCCTCGCACCCAAACCGAGTACAAACCTCGATATTCCCGTGTTAGATCCTGGACCCCATAA
- a CDS encoding PHP domain-containing protein, which yields MGWDFHVHTQASDGCLKPAEVVQRASSRGLDGIAITDHDTLSGIPEAEREGRKCDVRVIPGVEISTSWKKEDIHIIGLFIDHKDVSLQYHLTEQRGLRQRRNDCILSILNNMGLSITREEVHKQVPPGGQMGRPHIAAALVERGVVITRREAFDRYLGSQGKAYVGMERAHPRQAIDWIHKAGGKAVLAHPGIYKGNWQQAEWLEGLWGLEVHHPDHTVAICDECCDIAAKRGLFPTSGSDFHGIVDGKAYHAELGTCALSSAQGERLWERMYHRRDSSS from the coding sequence ATGGGTTGGGATTTTCATGTACATACACAGGCTTCCGATGGGTGTTTGAAGCCAGCGGAGGTAGTACAGCGTGCGTCTTCCCGGGGTCTGGATGGTATAGCGATTACAGACCATGATACTCTGTCTGGAATCCCAGAGGCGGAGAGGGAGGGGCGAAAGTGCGATGTCCGGGTTATCCCTGGTGTGGAGATTAGTACGTCTTGGAAAAAGGAGGATATTCATATTATTGGTCTTTTTATTGATCATAAGGATGTATCATTGCAATATCATTTAACAGAACAGCGTGGTTTGCGTCAACGGAGGAATGATTGTATATTGAGTATTCTGAATAATATGGGCCTATCCATTACCCGGGAAGAGGTCCACAAACAGGTCCCCCCAGGGGGACAGATGGGGCGGCCTCATATAGCTGCGGCATTAGTCGAGAGGGGTGTCGTGATTACCAGAAGGGAGGCTTTTGATCGCTATTTGGGCTCGCAGGGAAAGGCCTATGTAGGGATGGAACGGGCCCATCCTCGGCAGGCGATCGATTGGATTCACAAGGCAGGGGGAAAAGCGGTTCTCGCACATCCGGGTATTTATAAGGGGAATTGGCAACAGGCAGAGTGGTTAGAGGGTCTATGGGGTTTAGAGGTTCACCACCCGGATCATACCGTGGCGATTTGTGATGAGTGTTGTGACATTGCGGCCAAACGGGGGTTGTTTCCCACATCAGGTTCCGATTTTCACGGTATTGTAGATGGAAAAGCCTACCATGCAGAACTTGGGACTTGTGCTTTATCATCGGCCCAGGGGGAACGGTTATGGGAGAGAATGTATCATCGCAGGGATTCCTCATCCTGA
- a CDS encoding PHP domain-containing protein translates to MGWDFHTHTTASDGALTPTQLVERASSLGLSGIAITDHNTVAGIEEAQRAGEKLGVCIIAGVEVGARWKKVRMHVLGLGVSHTDHVFLDRLAGQRRIRQRKNEFLLQYLRGLGHGITEEEIILHGGRLGGEISELHVATLLVKRGIVGNHQAALERYIEPALERYDHYDETGRIEPVEASRWIKEAGGKAALAHPGVYKVDCLATDWIIKLWGIEADHPSHSRGQRERYRSFAQRHGLVATAGSDFHRVENQQVVRSEIGSCSLPEGEGRMIYRDLYGEDCP, encoded by the coding sequence ATGGGTTGGGATTTCCATACGCATACCACAGCTTCTGATGGTGCCCTGACCCCCACTCAATTGGTGGAGAGGGCGTCATCATTGGGTTTGAGCGGAATCGCAATTACGGATCATAATACGGTGGCAGGAATCGAAGAGGCTCAGCGGGCGGGGGAGAAGTTGGGTGTTTGTATTATTGCAGGGGTGGAGGTAGGCGCACGGTGGAAAAAGGTGAGAATGCATGTTTTAGGGTTGGGTGTTTCCCACACAGACCACGTTTTTTTAGATCGTCTTGCAGGACAGCGTCGTATTCGTCAGCGGAAGAATGAGTTTCTGTTGCAATACCTCCGGGGATTGGGACATGGGATAACGGAGGAGGAGATCATTCTTCATGGGGGTAGATTGGGGGGGGAAATCAGTGAATTGCATGTGGCTACACTTCTTGTGAAACGAGGGATTGTTGGGAATCATCAGGCGGCCTTGGAACGTTACATTGAGCCAGCCTTGGAACGTTATGACCATTATGATGAAACAGGGCGAATTGAGCCTGTGGAGGCTAGTCGCTGGATCAAAGAGGCGGGTGGGAAGGCCGCTTTAGCGCATCCCGGTGTGTACAAGGTGGATTGCCTTGCTACGGATTGGATCATAAAGTTATGGGGTATTGAGGCAGATCATCCCAGTCATTCGCGGGGCCAACGGGAAAGGTACCGTTCCTTTGCCCAAAGGCACGGTTTGGTAGCTACAGCGGGTTCAGATTTTCATAGGGTGGAAAACCAGCAGGTCGTCCGCTCAGAAATAGGGTCATGTAGTCTGCCAGAAGGGGAGGGGAGGATGATTTATCGGGATCTTTATGGGGAAGATTGTCCCTAG